From the Bacteroidia bacterium genome, one window contains:
- a CDS encoding polysaccharide biosynthesis tyrosine autokinase — translation MTARDDFNKQVQEYLRIAFEGKWVILAIFVVVVSATWLYTMQQDDIYQSSSSVRLKRAKDILSGQGPGQGFEDLGWGGERILANEILIIQSADMATRVATMLMRQVDDNPELAAGLPIIRMKQRPSTMRKMARTLGVEDFLTEMGMARLDTSTRIAEIPAIAGRIRGQMSAEPIRGVDFIQINVQSISPFEAATIANLIADAYQLRNLESARENVTTARSFLEEQLDSKKDSLTAVENLVRGFQQSQGIISLDAETQNLIAQLSTFEAQREQAKITLQSAERIRSELLAQIQKVEPTLTQQLKEGVDPQLRQLLAQKAQKEDQIQKAEFNRKYGLRNRPELEPFADKEISRLKREYQEILNQIEAAGVNLQKVGGVTGTPIEYGRELRQRLIDQEVEIEATKAKIKSLDETIAQFSRQFDGIPSQSISFARLERRRQSYDKLFALLDEKYQEALINEQTTMGNVEIVDRAGVPGTPIKPNRPMNLILGILIGLGLGFGIAILLRYLDTTIRSPEDVEKLGMPVLAFIPEFGSVGSDLDRDQTLVTITAPQSPPSESYRTMRTAIENSLRDRGKSLAVLFSSPAPKEGKSTAIANLAVSAANSGRKVLLVDADLRRPVQHQIFQVEREPGLSNALVGEVPINQAIKKTMVQGLHIIPCGNIPSHPAELLGSSKMEKFVRLVHQYYDLVLFDAPPIIAMADTLVLAKYTDGVVIIVSADQTKSLGLEKAREMLEANNANLVGVVVNRFNANKVYYSYYRYYYQNYYYYSVDGEKKKRRSLKKKSTKQDAEAVVPQNGKSNGTGQA, via the coding sequence ATGACCGCCAGAGACGATTTCAATAAGCAGGTGCAGGAGTATCTCCGTATCGCCTTCGAAGGCAAGTGGGTGATACTCGCGATCTTTGTCGTCGTGGTGTCGGCAACCTGGCTGTATACGATGCAACAGGATGATATCTACCAGTCGAGTTCCAGCGTGCGCCTCAAGCGCGCCAAGGATATCCTCAGCGGCCAGGGACCTGGGCAGGGATTCGAGGATCTCGGCTGGGGCGGGGAGCGCATCCTCGCGAATGAAATTCTGATCATCCAGAGTGCCGACATGGCAACGCGCGTCGCGACCATGCTGATGCGTCAGGTGGACGACAATCCGGAACTCGCCGCTGGTCTTCCGATCATCCGTATGAAGCAGCGCCCTTCCACCATGCGCAAAATGGCGAGAACGCTTGGGGTCGAGGATTTTCTTACCGAGATGGGCATGGCGCGTCTGGATACCTCCACACGTATCGCGGAAATCCCCGCGATCGCAGGGCGCATCAGAGGGCAGATGAGTGCGGAACCCATCCGCGGTGTGGATTTCATTCAAATCAATGTGCAAAGTATTTCTCCGTTCGAAGCTGCCACCATCGCCAATCTGATTGCGGACGCCTATCAATTGCGGAATCTCGAGTCCGCCAGAGAGAATGTGACGACAGCGCGCAGTTTTCTGGAGGAGCAACTCGACTCGAAGAAGGATTCTCTCACCGCGGTGGAGAACCTTGTCCGTGGTTTCCAGCAGTCGCAGGGTATTATCAGCCTCGATGCCGAGACTCAAAATCTCATCGCACAGCTCAGTACCTTCGAAGCGCAGCGCGAGCAGGCGAAAATCACGCTCCAGAGTGCGGAGCGGATCCGGAGCGAGTTGCTTGCACAGATTCAGAAAGTCGAACCGACGCTCACGCAACAGCTCAAGGAGGGTGTAGATCCGCAACTCAGACAGCTGCTTGCGCAAAAGGCGCAGAAGGAAGATCAGATCCAGAAGGCGGAGTTCAACCGCAAGTACGGCCTGCGGAATCGTCCGGAGCTCGAACCTTTCGCGGATAAGGAAATTTCCCGTTTGAAGCGTGAGTATCAGGAGATTCTCAATCAAATCGAGGCTGCAGGCGTCAACCTGCAGAAAGTCGGCGGTGTGACGGGAACACCCATCGAGTATGGACGCGAACTACGGCAGCGTTTGATCGATCAGGAAGTCGAGATAGAAGCCACGAAAGCGAAAATCAAAAGCCTCGACGAAACGATAGCGCAATTCAGTCGGCAATTCGACGGCATTCCATCGCAGTCCATTTCCTTTGCGCGTCTCGAGAGGCGCAGACAGAGCTATGACAAGCTCTTTGCTCTCCTGGATGAAAAGTATCAGGAAGCCCTGATCAACGAACAGACCACCATGGGGAATGTGGAAATAGTTGATCGAGCCGGAGTGCCCGGAACGCCCATCAAACCGAACCGTCCGATGAATCTCATCCTCGGTATCCTTATCGGTCTCGGTCTCGGTTTCGGTATCGCCATATTGCTTCGTTATCTGGACACAACCATTCGGAGTCCGGAGGATGTCGAAAAACTGGGAATGCCGGTTCTCGCCTTTATCCCGGAATTCGGTTCGGTCGGCTCCGATCTCGATCGCGATCAAACCCTGGTCACCATTACCGCACCGCAGTCGCCGCCCAGCGAGAGCTATCGCACAATGCGGACGGCCATAGAGAACTCTCTGCGCGACCGCGGAAAATCTCTGGCGGTGCTTTTCTCCAGTCCGGCTCCCAAGGAAGGGAAATCCACCGCGATCGCGAACCTCGCCGTAAGTGCCGCGAACAGCGGCCGGAAGGTCCTGCTGGTGGATGCCGACCTCCGCCGCCCGGTGCAGCACCAGATTTTCCAGGTGGAGCGCGAACCGGGCCTGTCGAATGCGCTTGTCGGAGAGGTGCCGATCAATCAGGCGATCAAGAAAACGATGGTGCAGGGATTGCATATCATTCCCTGTGGCAACATCCCCAGTCACCCGGCGGAACTCCTCGGTTCGAGCAAAATGGAGAAATTCGTCCGCCTGGTGCATCAGTACTACGATCTTGTGCTCTTTGATGCGCCGCCGATCATCGCCATGGCGGATACCCTCGTCCTCGCCAAATACACTGATGGTGTAGTCATCATTGTTTCCGCCGATCAAACCAAATCCCTGGGACTGGAAAAAGCGCGCGAAATGCTGGAAGCGAACAACGCAAACCTCGTCGGGGTTGTTGTCAATCGTTTCAACGCCAACAAGGTGTATTACTCCTATTATCGTTACTACTACCAGAATTATTATTACTATTCCGTTGACGGTGAGAAGAAAAAACGCCGTTCCCTGAAGAAGAAATCCACGAAGCAGGACGCCGAAGCCGTCGTACCGCAAAACGGCAAGAGCAACGGTACCGGGCAAGCGTAA
- a CDS encoding tryptophanase: protein MIRDSYIKTVIEPFKIKTVEPIKFTSYEERVRILGKAGFNTFLIDAEDVLIDLLTDSGTSAMSSKQWAGMLDGDESYAGSRSFYRMESIVRKITGLKNIIPTHQGRAAEKILFTVVGGKGKVIPNNTHFDTTRANVEYSGALAVDCLNEIGKHPEIVADFKGNMDIAKLEETIQTYGVENIPLVMITVTNNSGGGQPVSMQNIRDTRAVCDKYGFPLFMDACRFAENAFFIKMREPGYADKTPIEIAQEMFSYVDGATMSAKKDALVNIGGFLAINDDALAVKCRNLLIVTEGFPTYGGLAGRDLEAIAQGLEEILDEDYLNYRIKSTEYLGKKLTELGVPILLPPGGHAIYLDGTRFCPHIPAERFPAQSVTCALYEDGGIRAVEIGSVMFGRTENGAFVAPPMELVRLAIPRRVYTQSHIDYVIEVVAHVFARRNELKGLRLTYEAPMLRHFTARFEYVDA from the coding sequence ATGATCAGAGACAGCTACATCAAAACGGTGATCGAACCGTTCAAAATCAAAACGGTCGAACCGATCAAATTCACGAGCTACGAAGAGCGCGTCCGCATCCTCGGGAAGGCGGGCTTCAATACCTTTCTCATTGACGCGGAAGACGTCCTGATCGATCTGTTGACGGACAGTGGTACGTCTGCGATGAGTTCGAAACAATGGGCGGGCATGCTCGATGGCGACGAATCCTATGCGGGATCACGCAGCTTCTATCGCATGGAAAGCATCGTCCGAAAGATCACCGGACTGAAGAACATCATCCCGACGCATCAGGGCCGCGCTGCGGAGAAGATCCTGTTTACCGTCGTCGGGGGAAAAGGCAAGGTCATACCCAACAACACGCATTTCGACACGACGCGCGCCAATGTGGAATATAGCGGCGCTCTCGCCGTGGACTGCCTCAACGAGATCGGGAAGCACCCTGAGATCGTCGCGGACTTCAAAGGCAATATGGATATCGCAAAGCTCGAAGAGACGATACAGACCTATGGTGTCGAGAATATTCCGCTGGTCATGATCACCGTCACCAATAACTCCGGAGGCGGTCAACCGGTATCCATGCAGAACATCCGCGATACGCGGGCAGTGTGCGACAAGTATGGCTTTCCGCTGTTCATGGATGCGTGCAGGTTCGCGGAAAACGCGTTCTTCATTAAAATGCGTGAACCCGGCTACGCGGATAAAACGCCGATCGAAATTGCCCAGGAAATGTTCTCCTACGTGGACGGCGCTACCATGTCGGCCAAGAAGGACGCGCTTGTCAACATCGGCGGCTTCCTTGCCATCAACGACGACGCACTGGCCGTGAAGTGCAGGAATCTGCTGATTGTCACGGAAGGATTTCCGACATATGGCGGTCTTGCGGGGCGCGATCTGGAAGCGATCGCACAGGGTCTTGAGGAAATCCTTGATGAAGATTATCTGAATTACCGTATCAAGAGCACGGAGTATCTCGGTAAAAAACTGACCGAACTCGGCGTGCCAATTCTGTTGCCGCCCGGTGGTCATGCGATTTACCTCGATGGCACGCGTTTCTGTCCGCACATCCCCGCCGAACGCTTCCCCGCGCAGAGCGTGACCTGCGCACTGTACGAGGACGGCGGCATACGGGCGGTGGAAATCGGCAGTGTCATGTTCGGCCGTACGGAAAATGGTGCATTTGTCGCCCCTCCGATGGAACTTGTCCGTCTCGCGATTCCCCGTCGTGTGTACACGCAAAGTCATATCGACTACGTCATCGAGGTTGTGGCGCATGTGTTTGCCCGCCGAAACGAACTGAAAGGACTGCGGCTGACGTATGAAGCGCCGATGCTTCGGCACTTCACCGCCCGCTTTGAATACGTGGACGCGTAG
- a CDS encoding glycosyltransferase family 4 protein — MTRILYVHHGKGIGGAPLSLLYLIRGLDRTEFMPTVLCLHESEAAQLFRDNGIETIVDQRLHDFSHTNVLWYPWWQFPKTLLRLLQFPWTYLRARRFFATHRFDLLHLNTSTLTAFGLAAHHEDLPVVWHIREPLHAGYFGLRRALIRRIIHRCASIIIPICHYDADQLLPTDRIHVVYNFVDFTRFDHSISGAAVRAELDIEETAPVALMLGGVNPVKGTLEFVSAAVRVLEAVPDAVFLIAGPQDGGGFRNTISGRAVYGERVRSIIPQRFENRIRFLGIRNDIPELLASSDVLCFPSTVPHFARPVIEASAMGVAVVASDLGGPRELVRDGETGVLVPARDVHALAAALVQILSDPGYRERLGDAGRHFALEEFDSGKNTARIVALYRTLIESTLSA, encoded by the coding sequence ATGACAAGAATTCTGTACGTGCATCACGGCAAGGGAATCGGCGGGGCGCCGCTGAGTCTGCTGTACCTGATCCGGGGACTGGATCGGACGGAATTCATGCCTACCGTACTGTGCCTGCACGAAAGTGAAGCCGCGCAGCTTTTCCGGGATAACGGTATTGAAACCATTGTGGACCAGCGTCTGCATGATTTCAGCCATACGAATGTGCTCTGGTACCCTTGGTGGCAGTTCCCGAAGACGCTGCTGCGCCTGCTCCAGTTTCCCTGGACGTATCTGCGCGCGCGTCGCTTTTTCGCGACGCACCGCTTCGATCTGCTCCACCTCAATACATCCACGCTTACCGCTTTTGGCCTTGCCGCACATCACGAAGATCTCCCTGTTGTCTGGCATATCCGCGAGCCGTTGCACGCGGGCTATTTCGGACTCCGACGTGCGCTGATACGACGAATCATTCACCGCTGCGCGAGCATCATCATCCCGATCTGTCACTACGACGCCGATCAGCTGCTACCGACCGACCGCATACACGTCGTGTATAATTTCGTCGATTTTACCCGCTTTGATCACTCCATCAGCGGAGCGGCTGTGCGCGCGGAGCTGGACATCGAAGAGACCGCGCCCGTGGCGCTCATGCTTGGCGGAGTGAACCCGGTCAAAGGAACGCTGGAATTTGTTTCCGCTGCCGTGCGCGTACTCGAGGCGGTGCCGGATGCGGTGTTTCTCATTGCCGGCCCGCAGGACGGCGGCGGTTTCAGAAACACAATCAGCGGACGCGCAGTATACGGGGAACGTGTGCGTTCGATAATTCCGCAGCGATTCGAAAACCGGATCCGTTTCTTGGGTATCCGAAACGACATCCCCGAACTACTGGCAAGTTCCGATGTACTCTGCTTCCCCTCAACCGTACCGCATTTCGCCCGGCCCGTCATTGAAGCGTCGGCGATGGGTGTCGCGGTGGTGGCCTCGGATCTCGGAGGCCCGCGCGAGTTGGTGCGCGACGGTGAAACGGGTGTGCTTGTTCCGGCCAGGGATGTGCACGCGCTCGCCGCTGCCCTGGTTCAGATCCTGTCCGATCCCGGGTATCGGGAGCGTCTCGGTGATGCCGGCAGGCATTTCGCCCTTGAGGAATTCGACTCCGGAAAGAACACAGCACGAATCGTCGCTTTGTATCGGACACTCATCGAAAGCACTTTATCTGCATAA
- the larA gene encoding nickel-dependent lactate racemase, with protein MTDSRSRNLSLRFGAGVQEALLPHHWNMFMPGNAAPPARRSGHDIIQEALREPIGAPPLRNVIRGGNIVVLVPDKTRRAASDLVLPLLLDELTAAGVRDEQVSILFATGTHAGQSPEERAALLGEGIMRRYRVVEHDSRDTEASVYVGRTKYGTPILLNRLVVEADLVLIAGTVVHHYFAGFGGGPKMFLPGVAAYESAVANHRRTITEQGTFHPACRDGNLVGNPVAEDIADAVRFFPPSWYFAAILDEHEHVAAAVCGDLMQAHASACASVHDLYSVSLHRRYPLCIASAGGYPKDVNLIQAHKALHHAAYTVEDGGALICLAECPDGIGNSSFLEWFRYANAEDFRQALLHRYTMNAHTALALKEKTSRLRVILVTALDADVVAAMGMEYAATLADALELLTPMNDLTLDICVLRNASLTVPVWS; from the coding sequence ATGACGGACTCCCGCAGCCGGAACCTCTCCCTCCGCTTCGGAGCCGGCGTGCAGGAGGCGCTGCTTCCACATCACTGGAACATGTTCATGCCCGGAAATGCCGCGCCTCCGGCGCGGCGATCCGGGCATGACATTATTCAGGAGGCCTTGCGAGAACCGATCGGAGCTCCTCCGCTACGGAACGTGATTCGTGGTGGGAATATCGTCGTTCTCGTGCCCGACAAAACCCGTCGTGCGGCCAGCGATCTCGTGCTTCCTCTGCTGCTCGATGAACTTACCGCCGCTGGCGTTCGCGACGAGCAGGTATCCATTCTTTTTGCCACAGGCACGCATGCCGGTCAATCGCCGGAGGAACGCGCCGCGCTACTTGGGGAGGGGATCATGCGGCGCTACCGCGTCGTCGAACACGATTCCCGGGATACCGAAGCGTCCGTGTATGTGGGACGTACGAAGTACGGTACTCCCATCCTCCTCAATCGTCTCGTCGTGGAGGCCGATCTGGTGCTCATCGCCGGCACGGTCGTGCACCACTACTTCGCCGGCTTCGGCGGGGGACCGAAAATGTTTCTCCCCGGCGTCGCTGCCTATGAGAGCGCCGTCGCCAATCATCGCCGAACGATAACGGAGCAGGGTACGTTTCATCCTGCCTGCCGCGACGGAAATCTCGTCGGCAACCCGGTTGCCGAAGATATCGCAGATGCCGTACGCTTTTTCCCGCCCAGCTGGTATTTCGCGGCGATACTCGATGAGCATGAACACGTCGCTGCCGCTGTCTGTGGGGATCTTATGCAGGCGCATGCTTCCGCATGCGCTTCTGTGCACGATCTGTACTCCGTATCGCTTCACCGGCGCTATCCGCTATGCATCGCATCTGCCGGAGGGTATCCGAAGGATGTGAATCTCATCCAGGCCCACAAGGCGCTGCATCACGCGGCCTACACCGTCGAGGATGGCGGAGCGCTGATTTGCCTTGCGGAATGCCCGGACGGCATCGGCAACAGCAGCTTTCTCGAATGGTTCCGCTACGCAAACGCGGAGGACTTCAGGCAGGCGCTGCTCCATCGCTACACTATGAACGCGCATACCGCCCTTGCACTGAAGGAAAAGACGTCGCGGCTGCGCGTCATCCTCGTGACCGCATTGGATGCGGATGTTGTTGCCGCGATGGGCATGGAGTATGCGGCCACGCTCGCGGATGCGCTCGAATTGCTTACTCCGATGAATGATCTGACCTTGGACATCTGCGTCCTGCGGAACGCCTCTCTGACGGTGCCTGTGTGGTCGTGA
- a CDS encoding DUF4397 domain-containing protein has translation MRKNIFVWIFAALVTAGLPVGSVWAQLTARLQVIHNAADPAAASVDIYVNGSLLLDDFAFRAATPFIDVPAGVLLNVAVAPGSSSSVGDAIATFPLTLDAGKTYIAAANGVLDPSAFASNPDMKSTGFTLFVTDMGRESAMNPGEVDIKVLHGATDAPTVDVIARGVATLVDDAAYGDQTPYLGVPAGSYTLDITPGNDNTTVVASFTADLSALGGGAAMVFASGFLTPSANQNGEAFGLFAALPDGTVIALPAAAEATARLQVIHNAADPAAASVDIYVNGSLLLDDFAFRAATPFIDVPAGVLLNVAVAPGSSSSVGDALASFPVTFDEGKTYIVTANGVLDPSAFAANPDMKSTGFTLFVTDMGRESAMNPGEVDIKVLHGATDAPTVDVIARGVATLVDDAAYGDQTPYLGVPAGSYTLDITPGNDNTTVVASFTADLSALGGGAAMVFASGFLTPSANQNGEAFGLFAALPDGRVIPLSSVTSVERLTDAQPSTFLAAYPNPVRDQATVSFSLERSDYAVLKIFDITGRQVLSMQQQDYQAGTHNIALNAANLLPGMYRVVLFTSRGATVSSLAVVR, from the coding sequence ATGCGTAAAAATATATTCGTTTGGATTTTCGCCGCACTGGTCACCGCCGGTCTCCCGGTCGGTTCCGTGTGGGCACAACTCACCGCACGACTGCAAGTGATTCACAATGCCGCCGATCCGGCAGCCGCTTCGGTGGACATCTACGTCAACGGCAGTCTCCTGCTCGACGATTTCGCTTTCCGCGCCGCCACGCCGTTCATTGACGTGCCCGCGGGCGTACTGCTCAATGTGGCCGTCGCTCCCGGCAGCAGCAGCTCCGTCGGCGACGCGATCGCCACCTTCCCGCTCACACTCGATGCAGGTAAAACATACATTGCGGCAGCGAACGGCGTCCTCGATCCGTCCGCCTTCGCCTCCAATCCCGACATGAAGTCTACGGGCTTCACGCTGTTCGTCACCGACATGGGCCGTGAAAGCGCCATGAATCCCGGCGAAGTGGACATCAAAGTGCTGCACGGCGCCACCGACGCTCCCACCGTGGATGTGATCGCCCGCGGCGTTGCCACCCTTGTTGATGACGCCGCCTATGGCGATCAGACGCCGTATCTTGGCGTACCCGCCGGCTCCTACACGCTCGACATCACGCCGGGCAATGACAACACCACAGTGGTGGCTTCTTTCACCGCTGATCTCAGTGCGCTCGGCGGCGGCGCCGCCATGGTCTTCGCTTCCGGCTTCCTCACACCGTCCGCGAATCAGAACGGCGAGGCCTTCGGTCTCTTCGCCGCCCTGCCCGACGGCACGGTTATCGCGCTTCCCGCCGCAGCGGAAGCCACCGCACGACTGCAAGTGATTCACAATGCCGCCGATCCGGCAGCCGCTTCGGTGGACATCTACGTCAACGGCAGTCTCCTGCTCGACGATTTCGCTTTCCGCGCCGCCACGCCGTTCATTGACGTGCCCGCGGGCGTGCTGCTCAATGTGGCCGTCGCTCCCGGCAGCAGCAGTTCCGTCGGCGACGCGCTCGCATCCTTCCCCGTCACCTTCGACGAAGGGAAGACCTACATCGTCACCGCGAACGGCGTCCTCGATCCTTCCGCCTTCGCCGCCAATCCCGACATGAAGTCCACGGGCTTCACGCTGTTCGTCACCGACATGGGCCGTGAAAGCGCCATGAATCCCGGCGAAGTGGACATCAAAGTGCTGCACGGCGCCACCGACGCTCCCACCGTGGATGTGATCGCCCGCGGCGTTGCCACCCTTGTTGATGACGCCGCCTATGGCGATCAGACGCCGTATCTTGGCGTGCCCGCCGGCTCCTACACGCTCGACATCACGCCGGGCAATGACAACACCACAGTGGTCGCTTCTTTCACCGCTGATCTCAGTGCGCTCGGCGGCGGCGCCGCCATGGTCTTCGCTTCCGGCTTCCTCACACCGTCCGCGAATCAGAACGGCGAGGCCTTCGGTCTCTTCGCCGCCCTGCCCGACGGTCGTGTGATTCCCCTTTCCAGCGTGACTTCCGTCGAGCGATTGACGGATGCTCAACCGTCAACCTTCCTCGCTGCATATCCGAATCCGGTAAGGGATCAAGCAACGGTATCTTTCTCTCTCGAACGCAGCGACTATGCTGTGCTCAAGATTTTCGACATCACCGGTCGTCAGGTCCTCAGCATGCAGCAGCAGGACTATCAGGCCGGCACGCACAACATTGCACTCAATGCCGCGAATCTGCTTCCCGGGATGTACAGGGTGGTTCTATTCACCTCGCGTGGAGCGACGGTTTCCTCTCTCGCCGTCGTGCGCTAG